In Chromatiales bacterium, the genomic stretch CGGCGAACAATGCGGGATTCAGACGATTGCGGCATGCCCTTCCCAGACAAGCACCACACCGGGCTCGCCAGGCCGGGCCATCGCCCAGTCAGCCAGCCAAAGGTTTGCAACGGCGGCCAGTTCGCCGCCGGCATACAGCAAGGGAATATGGCCGCGCATCCACGGCACGACGGCATGTTTCTGAAACAGGTATTTCAGGGTCCGGTGGTGCAGATCCCCGCTGGTCTGCACCGCTTCCCCGCCGGCGCGAAAAGCGACCCGCAGCCCGCCGCTCAGGGCGCTTGACGCCAGACCGACACCGACCGTTGGCTGCAGTCGCAGTCGGCCACGCGGGCCGCCGAGCAGCAATTCGCCCTCACCGCTCCAGACATGACTATCAGCCAGACCGGCAACCGGTCCGGCTTCGATCAGGTACAGGCGCTCACGAAAGCGCCGGATCTCATGGTCTGACCAGGCGAGCACCGGATGACGATCTACCCGCGCATCCAGCAGCTGCTGCAGGCCCGAACGGAGCCGCTGCTCCGGTGGCATGGACCAGCCGCGTCGCCTCACGAGACTGCGAATGAGGTTGCGCTGGCGGGCTGCACCGAGCGCGCGAAACGGCAGCAGGCTCAGGGCCCCTTCCCGCATCACGGCGAGTTCATCAATGTGCGCAAGGTCTTCGAGCAGATTTGCCGCCTCGCCGGCCAGCCGGGCACTGCGCCCCGCCGCCCGGGCCGCCGTCGGCCAGCGCAGCCGCAGCGCCGGAACGACCTGGGCACGCAGGAAATTGCGATCCAGCGCGATATCGGCGTTCGTCGGATCATCGATCCAGTGGAGCGCATGGATCCCCGCATAGGCCTCGATGCTCGCACGCGATACGCCGAGCAGCGGCCGGCACAGTCGTCCGGCGGCAAAATCGCTGCCGGAGGGTATGCCGGCGAGGCCACTCACGCCGGAACCACGCAGCAGATGCAGGAGCACCGTCTCTAGCTGGTCGTCTTCATGGTGGGCGGTCAGCAGCCACTCCCCGGGGTGGATCTCGGCACGCAAGGCCGAGTAGCGCGCTTCCCGCGCCGCAGCCTCGATGCCATGCCCCGCATCCCTTGATATCACGACCGACCGGACACGCAGCGGTACATCCAGGCCGGCGCAGAACTGCGCACAGTGACGGGCCCATGTGTCCGCCCGGGATTGCAAGCCATGATTGACATGCACCGCGCGCAGCTGCCAGTCGTTCCGGTCACGCAGCCCGGCCAGCGCATGCAACAGCACGGAGGAATCGCGACCACCGCTCAGGGCAACACACAGGGATATCCCGCCCGGAATGGACCGGGTCAGACTCTGCGGAATATCTGCAAGCTGGCTGCTCATCTGCTGACCAGCATGGCTTCAGCCCGGCTCAGCTCTCACGAAAACTGCCATATGAAGCCAGACGCGCCGAGCGTCGTCGCAGCAACTCGTTGACATCCACGGCATCGAAATCGCGCATGTGCCTCACCAGCGCGCCGCGTATGGACTCGGCAGTGACCGCCGGATCGCGATGCGCGCCTCCCAGCGGTTCGCGCACCACTTCGTCGACCAGACCCAGCTCGCGCAGCCGTGGGGCCGTTACGCCCATCGCTTCAGCCGCGAGTTCAGCCTTCTCCGCACTCTTCCACAGGATGCTCGCGCAACCTTCCGGCGAAATAACCGAGTAAATACTGTACTCGAGCATCAGCACCCGATCAGCAACACCGATCGCCAGCGCGCCGCCGGAACCGCCCTCACCGATCACGATGCTGATGATCGGTACCTTGAGGTGGGCCATCTCGAACAGGTTGCGTGCGATAGCCTCACTCTGCCCCCGCTCCTCGGCGCCGATGCCCGGGTAGGCGCCCGGCGTATCGATGAAGCTGATCACCGGCAGACGAAACTTCTCGGCCATGCGGAACAGTCGCAGCGCCTTGCGATAACCCTCGGGCTTCGGCATGCCGTAGTTGCGGCGCACCCGCTCCTTCGTGTCCCGGCCCTTCTGCTGGCCGATATAGACCACCGGCTTGCCGTCCAGACGCCCGAGACCGCCGACCATCGCCGGGTCATCCGCATACATCCGGTCGCCATGCAGCTCCTGGAAGTCGGGGCTGATGACACCAAGATAGTCCAGCGTATAGGGGCGAAGCGGGTGGCGTGCAAGCTGGGCAACCTGCCACGACGAGAGGCTCGAAAATATGCTGCGCGTGAGCGTATCGCTCTTCGCTTTCAGGCGCGCAATCTCATCGCTGATGTTGACCTCGGAATCATCACCGACAAAACGCAGCTCGTCGATTTTCGCTTCGAGCTCCGCGATGGGCTGTTCAAAATCCAGAAATTTCAGAGCCGTGACTCCCTGCTGCGACTGCCGCGCGGCCACACTAAACCGGCGCACGCCCGCCTTACAAGCCACCCATACCGCCTGTTCACTGCCTCGGGCCCTCATACACGAAACGGAAGCCGTCGTTCCCGACCAGTTCCGACAGCCGTTCGCGGAGTTCACGTGCCGGCCGGATCGACCAGTCGCTGCCCAGCACCAGTCGCGCCTGGCCGCCATTGTGCCGATAGTGCACCGTCACCGCACAGCGACCCGGCCGATGAGGCTCCAGCACGTTCTTGAGCAGCTCCGGCGTCAGGTTGCGCTCCACATCGGTACGCCAGCGCAGCAGGAGACCGGTAGCGCGTGCCTCGACCAGGCGGTCGAGATCCAGCACGTCTTTGGCGGCAAGCCGCCAGCCGTTGATGAACTCGTCAAAGCGCAGTGAGCCGCTGATGGCCACCAGCGCCTGACTGCCGAGCAGGTGGCGCCAGCGGTCGTAGGCCTCCTGAAAAAATCCGACCTCAATCGTCCCGGTGCCGTCATCCAGCTCGACCGATACGCGGGAACCACGCTTGCGTATCGATGCAACGATACCGCCAACCGTAACTTCACGGGCCGGACCGCGAAACTCACCCGCTACGGGTGGCGGTTCCGAGATCAGCCCCTCGATGGTCGAGCTGCAGATGAATGGCTGGTCGGCGCGGTACTGGTCAAAGGGATGACCGCTGAGATAAAGACCGAGGCTTTCCCGCTCGGCCTGCAGTTTGCGGCCCAGCCCCCAGTCGGCAAGCTCCGGCACGACTTGCTCGGCAGCCGGCTGGCTGGCCGGCGCACCGAACATGTCCTCCTGGCCTGCCCGGTCGGCCGCAGCTGCCTGATCCGCCGCGTCCATCGCGCGTGGCAACTCCGCGAGCAGGCTCGGCCGGTTCGGTCCGAGGGCATCCAGAGCGCCGGCCTTGATCAGTGCTTCGACCGGCCGACGGCCGAGCTTCTGGCCTCCAACCCGCACGCAGAAATCCTGCAGACTCCGGTAGATCCCGGATTCGTTCCGCTGCGCGACTATGTGTTCAGCAGCCCCCTGCCCCACGCCCTTGATCGCACCAAGACCATAGCGGATGCTGTTCCCCGCCTCCACGGTAAACGCATGCTTCGACACATTCACATCGGGCGGCCGCAACTCGATTCCGAGCGCCGCGCACTCGCGCTTCTGCACGACAAGCGCATCGGTATTGTCCATTTCTGTCGTCATTACCGCCGCCATGAATGCGGCCGGATGGTTGGCCTTGAGCCAGGCAGTCTGGTACGCCAGCAGGGCATAAGCCGCCGAGTGCGACTTGTTGAAGCCGTAACCGGCAAACTTCTCCATCAGGTCGAAGATCCCGGTCGCCCGGCCACGGTCCGTACCGCGCTCCGCCGCGCGGTCGGTGAATCCCGCGCGCTGCTTGGCCATCTCCTCGGCCTTTTTCTTGCCCATCGCACGGCGCAGCAGGTCGGCCTCGCCGAGTGAATAGCCGGCCAGGCGCTGGGCGATCTGCATCACCTGCTCCTGGTAGAGAATCACGCCGTAGGTTTCCCGCAGTACCGGTTCCAGGTCCGGGTGCAGGTAATCGATGGGCTGGCTCGCATCGGCGTGCTTGCGGTTGATGAAGTCGTCAACCATCCCCGACTGCAGCGGGCCAGGCCGGAACAACGCCACCAGCGCCACGATGTCGCCGAAGCTGTCGGGCTGCAAGCGACGCATCAGGTCACGCATGCCCGGCGATTCGAGCTGGAAGACACATATCGTCTTGCAGGCCTTGAGCAACGCGAAGGTGGCTGGATCATCCAGCGGCAACTGACGGATATCGACAGGCGCCTCACCGCCGGCCTCTCGTTCAGCATTGATCACGCGTACCGCACGATCGATGATCGTCAGTGTGCGCAGGCCCAGAAAGTCGAACTTGACGAGCCCCGTCGCCTCAACGTCATCCTTGTCGAACTGGGTAACAGCCGTCTTTTCGCCGGCCACCTGATAAAGCGGCGTGAACTCGGTGATCTCCCGCGGTGCGATGACGATGCCACCGGCATGCCGGCCGGCATTGCGCACCAGTCCCTCAAGCTGCCGGGCCAGGTCGATGAGACTGCGCACCTCATCATCCTCCGCATACAGTGCGGCCAGCTCGGCTTCCTGCTGCAGGGCAATCCCGAGCGTCATCTCGACACCTGGCGCATTGGGAATCAGCTTCGCGATGCGGTCGACGAAACCGTAGGGATGGCCGAGCACGCGCCCCGTATCCCGTACCACGGCGCGCGCAGCCATGGTGCCGTAGGTGATGATCTGCGAGACGCGGTCACGCCCATAGCGCTCGCCGACATACTCGATTACCCGGTCACGGCCCTCCATGCAGAAGTCGATGTCGAAGTCCGGCATGGACACGCGCTCCGGATTCAGGAAACGCTCGAAGAGCAGATCGTAGCGGATCGGATCGAGGTCGGTGATGCCGAGCACCCACGCGACCAGCGAGCCGGCACCGGAACCACGCCCCGGGCCCACCGGAATCTCATGCTCTTTCGCCCAGCGGATGAAGTCGGCGACGATCAGGAAATAGCCTGCGAAACCCATCCGGCAGATCACCGACAGCTCATCGGCAAGACGTTGCTGATAGCCGGCCACGGGACCGCTGACCTGACCGGGACCGGTTTCGGACAGGCGCTGTGCAAGTCCCGCTTCTGCCTGCTCGCGCAGATAGTCTGCCGGCAGCAGGCCGTTGGGCACCGCATAGTCCGGCAGATGGGTTTCACCCAGGCTGAGCGTGACGTTGCAGCGCCTTGCGATCTCTACCGAGTTCGCCAGCGCCTCGGGCAGGTCGGCAAACAGCGACTGCATCTCTTCCGGTGTGCGCAGGTATTGCTGCTCGCTGTACAGGCGCGGACGACCGGGATCAGCAAGGGTTCTGCCCTGCTGGATGCAGACCCGCGCCTCATGTGCATCGAAGTCATCGGGCTTCAGAAAACGCACATCGTTGGTCGCAACGACCGGCAGTCCCATCCGGCTCGCAAAAAGCGTTGCCGCTTCGACATAGGCATTTTCGTGCGGCCGGCCAGTGCGCTGCAGTTCGATGTAGAAGTCACCACCGAACCACTCGCTGTATGCCGCTGCGGCACGTTCGGCACGTTCCGGCGGCCCGCCGAGCAGCGCGCGGCCAAGCACACCGTCCTGGCCGCCTGACAGGGCAACCAGTCCGCTCGTGGCACCGCCATCAAACCAGCTGGCATGTACCTGGGGTATGCCGTCAACCTGGCCCTCCAGCCAGGCACGGCTGAGCAGGCGGGACAGGCTGCGATAGCCGGCAGCGTTCCGGCACAGGAGAACCAGTCGCGCACCGTCGGCCTGCTCCTCGCGGCCTGTCACCCGGATTTCAGCCCCGATCAGCGGCTTGATACCGGCATCGAGCGCCTGACGATAGAACTTGACCAGGCCGAACAGATTGCCCTGATCGGTAATGGCGACGGCCGGCATGCCGGCCGCAGCTGTGGCAGCCACAAGTCCAGACAGGCGCACAACGCTGTCGATCAGCGAGTACTCGGTATGCACGTGCAGATGCACGAAACCAGGCGCTGTCATCACGACAGTTCCACAGGCCGTCTCGCGCCGGTCAATGCGGCACGCACAGGCGCAAAGCTGCGGCGATGCGCCGGACAGGGACCGAGCGCCAGCAACGCGGCCCGATGTTCGGCGGTCGGATAACCCTTGTGGCGGTCGAAGCCATAGCCGGGATACTCGACATGCAGTTCCATCATCAACTGATCGCGATGGACCTTGGCGAGTATCGAAGCAGCCGAAATCGCCGGACAGCTCCGGTCGCCGCCGATCACGGTCTCTACGGTTCCCGTGAAGCCATCGAACCGTGGCGCCCGGTTGCCATCGATCTGCACCAGATCAGGCCGCATGCCCAGGCCGGCAAAGGCGCGGGACATGGCCAGCATTGTGGCGTGCAGGATATTCAGCGAATCGATTTCTGCATGCGTCGCGACACCGATGCACCAGGCGAGCGCACTGCTGCGGATTTCGTCCACCAGCGCCTCGCGGCGGGCCGCGCTCAGTTGCTTGGAATCACGCACACCGGGAAGAACCTGACCGGGAGTGAGTACCACCGCGGCGGCGACGACTGCGCCAGCCAGCGGCCCGCGTCCGGCTTCATCGATGCCAGCTACGGTAGTGGCGCGACCGCCGGGGTTATTCGGTGTGAAAGAGGAATACATGGAATGCGGGATTATACGGAGCTGAACCGGCCGCGCAGCGCTCCTGCAATCGGCCCGTGGCCCGGAACTCAGCTCCGCTTCAGCATCGCCAATACCGTGTCCGCTGCGCGCTCGCTGGCAGCGTGGCGCAGCCGGTCTCCCAGCTCACGAAAGCGCCCGGCCAGACGCTGGCGATTTTCCGGCTTCTCCAGCAACTCAAGCAGCGCAGCACCGAGTATCGCCGGCTCAACCTGACCCTGCACGAACTCCGGCACCAAACGCTCGTCGGCGAGCAGATTCGGCAGCGCCATGTACTGCACATGGATCAGCCGAAAAAGCTTCACCAGCGCATAGCTGAGTGGCGAGATACGGTACGCCACCACCATCGGCCGGTTGAGCAGCATGGCCTCGAGCGTGGCCGTGCCGGAGGCCAGCAGAATCGCATCGGCGGCCGCCATGACCGTGTGTGACTGGCCATCGACCAGCTGTATCGGCAACCCACCCGCCACCCGCTGCCATTGCGCCGCGAAACGGGTACGCAAGGCCGGCGTCGCCATTGGCGCGACAAAGACTACATCAGGCAGGCGAGAGCTCAGCCAGCGTGCGGTTTCAGCGAATACCGGACCGAGTCGCTCGAGTTCGCCGCCCCGGCTGCCGGGCAGCAGGGCCACCACTCGCCCCGTCTCCGGCAAACCGAGCGCCCGGCGTGCGGGTACGGGATCCGGGTCAGCCGGCAGTTCATCGGCGAGCGGGTGACCGACGAAAACGGCTGGCACCTGGTGCCGCTGCAGGAACTCCGCCTCAAATGGGAGCAGGCACAACACATTGTCGCAGGCTTCACGCAACACGCGAACCCGACCGCTGCGCCACGCCCATACGGAGGGCGACACATAGTGCACAGTCGGTATACCCGCTCTGCGCATCGTCCGCTCGATGCGGAGGTTGAAATCCGGCGCATCGATGCCGATGTACAGGTCGGGCGGATCGGCGAGCAGACGCGCCTCGAGTTCGCGGATGATGCGCCGCAGACGCGGCAGATGGCGTACGACCTCGGCAAGGCCCATCACGGCCAGTTCATCGCTATGCCGCCAGGCTTCTGCGCCGGCGGCCTGCATCAGTGGTCCGGCAATGCCGGCAAAGCGGATTTCCGGATGCCGCGCATTTACGGCGTGGATCAGGCCGGCACCGAGCCGGTCTCCGGAAATCTCACCCGCAACGATGGCAATCCGCGACATGCGGCGAGTCAGCGGATCAGGCTCCGCTCGGAGGAATCGATGAAATCGACCAGGATGCGCAGCTCTGGCTGGCTCTCCGCAAGCGCCGCGATCCGGTCACGCGCCTCCGCCAGCTGCAGGCCATCGCGGTACAGGATCCGGTATGCGTCCTTCAGGTTGCGCAGCTGCTCGGTACTGAAACCGCGACGCTTGAGTCCTTCGGTATTGATGCCATGCGGAGCAGTCGGCTGCCCCGCCACCATGACATAGGGCGGTACGTCACGGGTGATACCGGCAAAACCGCCGAGGAAGCTGTGTGCGCCCAGCCGGCAGTACTGGTGGATCGCAGAGAACCCACTGCAGATCACGTGATCGCCAACCTGTACATGGCCGGCAAGCGTCGTGTTATTGGAGCAAATCACATCGTTGGCCAGGACGCAGTCATGGGCGATATGGACGTAGGCCATGATCCAGTTGTCGTTGCCGATACACGTGACACCCTTGTCCTGGGTCGTGCCGCGGTGAACCGTACAGAACTCACGGAAGGTGTTGCGGTCGCCGATCTCCAGCCGCGTCTCCTCACCGCCATACTTCTTGTCCTGCGGATCCTCGCCGATGACGGCAAAGCCGAAGATCCGGTTGTCGCGACCGATGGTTGCCGGCCCCTTGAGCAGCGCATGGGCACCGATTGTGGTACCCGCGCCGACATGCACGCCAGGACCGATGATGGCGTATGGGCCGACGCTGACACTGCTGTCGAGTTCGGCCTCGGCCGATACGATCGCGGTTGGATGAATTGCAGTCACTCAGGAGTCCCGGTTGATGCGCTTTTCGACGGCCCGAAGCCGGCGCGCAAGTTCGTCAAGCTGACCAAATCGCACCATGTTCCTGCGCCAGCGCTGCAGGGTATCCGCAGGCGTACCGCCACCGGCATAGATACCTGGTTTCAGCAATGAACCCGTCACGCTCGTCCCGCCACCGATTACGACGTCATCAGCAATGACGATATGACCAGCAATGGCAGCCCTTCCGCCGATCGTGCAGCGTGCGCCGATGATCGTACTGCCGGATATGCCAGCCTGGCCGGCAATCACCGTATGCGCACCGATGCGCACATTGTGCCCGACCTGTATCTGGTTATCGAGCTTGACACCATCAGCGACAAACGTATCGCCGATTGCACCGCGATCGATGGTCGTGCAGGCACCGATCTCGACATCGTCACCAATAACCACGCCGCCAATCTGCGGTACCTTGAGCTGGCTGCCGTCGCGTTCACGCGCAAAACCGAAGCCATCCGCGCCGATGACAGCACCCGAATGAATGATGCAGCGACTGCCGAGCCTGACACCCGTGTAGATCACTGCACCAGCGCAGATGCGGGTACCTGCGCCGACTTCCACACCTTCACCGATGACCACATTCGCGCCGATGCTCACCCGTTCGCCAAGCGACACCCTGTCAGCAAGCACGGCACCGGCATCGATCTGGCAACTCGACGGGACCAGGGTCGCGGCACCAAGTACAGCAGCCGCATGGATACCCGGCCGCAGCGGTGGCACGGGATGCAGCTCTGCGGCGACCCGCGCATAGACTGCGTAGGGATCCTGCGCAACGAGAACAGCAACGGGACACCCGGCCGCATCCGCGGTACGGAGTATCACGGCTGTCGCCCGCGTAGAGGCCAACTGGGAGCGGTAAACGGGGTTGGCGAGAAAACTGATGGAACCCGGCGCCGCCGAAGCGAGCGTGGCAACCCCGTGCACGACGCTGTCCGGGTCGCCGCGCAATTCACAGCCGTAGCGGACGGCCAGCTGACCCAGTGTCATACCCATGGAATCAAGCGCATCAGGCGGCCCGCTGGCGCCGGCCGGCGCGCCAGTGCCTCAGGGCTTGGCTGGCGCTTTGGCAGCACCCGACCGACTCTGCAGGGCCTGCAATACCTGCGCGGTGACATCGAGGCCCGGACTCACATACAGGGCATCGCTGATGATCAGGTCATACCCGCCCTGACGGGCAAAGCTCTCCACTTCTCCAAGCAGATTGACGCGCAGCTTGCCGAGTTCCTCGTTCTTGCGGTTGTTAAGGTCCTCACGGAGTTCATCGAGCTGGCGTGTCAGGTCACGCTCGTCGCGCCGCATGTCGTTCTCCGCGTTGCGACGCTCGTCGGCACCCATCACTGCCGCATCCTTCTGCATCTTGTCGGCGCGGTCCTTGAATGCCTTCTGCTTGGCCAGCAGATCACGTTGCCGCGGGGCAAATTCATTCTCGAGTGAACGATTTGCCGCATTGGCCTGTGGCGACTCGGCCAGCAAACGCGCCACGTTGACGAAGCCCACCTTGAGCGGTTTCGCCGCCTGCGCCAGTACGACCTGCGGTACGGCCAGCAAACCGGTTATCGTCGCCAGCACCGCCCACTTCCTGATCTGCAACATCGTAATTCCCTGTTTCATTAAGAGTTTAAGTTCCGGCGGCTGCCGCCGCCATCCCGGATCCCGCACCTGAAATTGTTCTTAACACGCCCGGACCTAGAACGCACCACCGATCGAGAACTGGAATCGCTCGGTCTTGTCACCCCACAAAGTGGTGGTACCGTCGTCAGCATCCATCGGGAAAGCATAGCTGAAACGGAACAACCCAAGGGGCGCCAGCCATTGGGCCGATATGCCGTAAGAACGCTTCAGGTTGCTCGCATCGAAATGATAGTCGATCGGTTGAAGCTGTTTGTCGTAAAACTGGACATCGCCAACCGAATAGACGTTACCCATGTCGAAAAACAGGGTAAATCGCGACTTGGCCTCCCACTTCTCCGGAATCGGCAGCAGCAGCTCGACCTGACCCGCCGTCAGCAGGTCGCCGCCATAGGGTCTGCCGAACGTATCCTTGGGGCCCAGGTCGTTTTCCCGGTAACCACGCACCGTATCCGGACCACCTGCAAAGTAGTTTCTGTATGGCGGCAATGAAGTCGTATCACCGAGCGCCGCGCCATAACCGAGGTCGAGGCTGAACAGGAAGGTTGCCCAGCGGTTGACCGGCAGGTATTTCTGGAAATTGTAGTTGAGTGTGTAGTACTCGACATCACTGCCCGGAACCGTAACGTTGGCGGTCAGCCGATGGCGGGCACCACGGTCCGCAAACAAGCCGCGGTTGCGGGTGTCGTAGACCCAGCCTGCCAGCAACTCGACGGTATCGAACTTGGTGGTGTATATCGCACCACCCGGCACGATATCAGTCGTACTGTTACCGTTATTGCGCACCCACCGCTGCGCCTGCTCGGTCTGGAAGCTGTCGCTGAGCAACTCGGAACTCTGCAGCGTGCCGCCGAAGATGAGCCGCTGGTACTCGGTGACCGGATAACTGTATTCGGCAGACACGGACAGGGTCTTGGTCGAAAAGTCGGACGCATCCGAGGTGAACTGCGTGATGTCGCGATAGGCAAGGCTGATCGTACGACTGACCTCATTGATCGTCGTGTAGGGGTCCGTGTAGGAAAGCCCGTAGACAGTACGGTACTGACCTGTATTGACATCGGCCTGAACGCGGTTGCCGCTGCCCATGAAATTGGTGTGCACGAAGTTCCCGTTGAATATCAGCTTCTGCGACTGGGAATAGCCAACACCGCCGCCAAACTGCCCCGGGAGGCCCTCCTTGATGTCGAAATCCAGATCAACGAGATCCGGCGTACCCGGCACCGGATTGGTGGTTTCCTCCACCTTCTCGATATAAGGCAAACGCTGCAGACGGATCTTCGAGCGCTCCAGCCGGCTGTTCGACAGGTAGCCGTCCTCCAGTTGCCGAACCTCGCGCCGCAACACCTCATCGTTGATGGAAGATGTGCCGTTGAAATTGATACGCCGCACGTAGACGCGGTTCTTCGGTTCGACATAGAGCGTGATCGCCGCGGTCTTGGCCTCCCGGTCAAGCTCCGGCACTGGATCGACGCTGGCGAATGCGTAGCCCTCTTCACTCAGGCGCAGGCGGATCATGTCCGCGCTCTGCGTAATCAGTTGCTGCGAATAGCCCTGCCCGGGCTTGACCCGTATAAACGGATTGAGCTGCGCCTCCGACAGCACCAGATCTCCGGCGAGACGTACATCGCTGATCCTGTAGCGATCGCCTTCGAGCAGATTGATCGTAACGAAAATATCCCGTTTGTCGGGAGATATCGCCACCTGGGTCGACTCGATGTTGAAATCGGCAAAACCCCTGTCCATGTAAAAGGAGCGCAGCGTTTCCAGATCCCCGGACAGCGCTTCGCGCGAATAGCGATCGTCCTGCCTGATGAACGACAGCCAGGTCGGTGTCTTCAGCTCGAATCGCTCGAGAATTTCCTTGTCGCTGAAGCTGTGATTGCCGACCAGATTGATTTGCCTGATCCGGGCGCGGTCGCCTTCCTTGATCGTGATGGCGATTGCGACCTTGTTGTCCGGCAAGGTTTCGACGGCCGTTGTTACCTTTGCCGCATATTTGCCACGACTGAAATACTGGTCGGTCAGCGACTGCTCGACCTCATCCAGCACGGACTGGTTGAAGATACGGCCCTGCTTGAGGCCGATCCTCGCCAGCGGTTCCTGCAGGTCTTCAGTCTTGATGTCCTTGTTGCCGGTTATCGAGAAACTTGCAATCGACGGGCGCTCCGACACGGCAATGATCAGGGTTCCACTATCCCAGCGTATCTCGACATCGCGAAAGAAACCGGTGCCATACACTGCCCGGATGGCCTCCTGGATACGACCCTGATCGATGCGGTCACCGATATTTACCGGCAGGTAATTGAACACCGTGCCTTCGGCGATCCGCTGCAGGCCTTCGACGCGGATATTGCGCACCACCAGATCATCGGCATCAGGGGCCGCAACCTGGCCGTGTGCGACCAGTGCCAGCAGCAGCAAGGCCGGTACAAACAGCAGGCGCGCAAATCGATAACCCGGCGAAAACAGACCCATCACTGACTCAGCCGAGCAATCTGGAAATATCGTTGTAAAAAGCGAAGCTCATCAGGAGCAGCAGCAGGCCGATGCCCACTTGCTGCCCGATCATCTGCGCACGTTCCGACAAGGGGCTGCCCTTCAACTGCTCGGCCAGCGTGTAGACGATTTGACCGCCATCAAGCATCGGCACAGGCAGCAGATTGAGTACACCGAGACTGATACTGACCACTGCAAGAAAACCCAGAAATGCCGAAATCCCGATGCTCGCACTATAGCCTGCATATTGGGCGATATTGATCGGACCACTGATATTCTTTACCGAAACATCACCAACCAGCATCCGCCAGATCATGCGCAGCGTCAGCGCGCTCATCTCCCAGGTCCTGACAGAGGCACGTTGCAGGGCTTCAAGGGGCGCATAACGCTCCTCGGCGCGCATGCTGTCGAATTCGCCGGGTGACAGCAGAACCGCGGCACCGATACGGCCAATTGAACCGGCATCGCTGTCCACCGCTTCCACATCGACCGGCAGATCCAGCTCTTCCTCAGCCCTCTCCAACTTGACTTCAATACGCTGTCCGGGGCGGGCACGTATCATTTCCACCCATTCCGCCCAGTTGCCCACAGCGATACCATCGACCGCCAGCACCCGGTCACCGGACTGGATACCGGCACGCTCGGCAGGGCCGCCCGCAACCAGCTCACCGATAACCGCATCCGGGACGGGCCTCCAGGGCCTGAAGCCGAGCTTCACAAACAACTGCCCCGGCTCCGTCAACTCGGACTCAAGGCCTGCTGTCTGCAGCACCACCCGCCGCACTGCCGGCGACTCGGCACCATTCCTCCAACTCACATCGAGACGAATCGCTCCGTTGGTCAGCAGTTCATCCAGCATGCCCAACGTGGCGGACTCCCAGGTCAGAACGCGCCGCGTCCCGACCGAAACGATGGTGTCGCCTTCGCTCAACCCGGCACTCGCGGCCACTGACCCGGGGTCGACGGCACCGATCACTGGCTTGATGCCCGGCACACCGTGCATGAACATCAGCGTATAGGCGAGCACGGCAAAAACCAGATTGAACGCCGGCCCGGCAAACAGAACGGCCATGCGCACCGGTCCCGACTGCCGGTTGAATGCGCGCCCGCGCTCGGCAAAGCTCACCGCACAATCCCGTTCGTCA encodes the following:
- the rseP gene encoding RIP metalloprotease RseP — translated: MPTILNSLLAFIAAIALLVAVHEFGHYAVARLFGVKVLRYSIGFGQVLWSRRAGADQTEYCLSAIPLGGYVKLLDERDCAVSFAERGRAFNRQSGPVRMAVLFAGPAFNLVFAVLAYTLMFMHGVPGIKPVIGAVDPGSVAASAGLSEGDTIVSVGTRRVLTWESATLGMLDELLTNGAIRLDVSWRNGAESPAVRRVVLQTAGLESELTEPGQLFVKLGFRPWRPVPDAVIGELVAGGPAERAGIQSGDRVLAVDGIAVGNWAEWVEMIRARPGQRIEVKLERAEEELDLPVDVEAVDSDAGSIGRIGAAVLLSPGEFDSMRAEERYAPLEALQRASVRTWEMSALTLRMIWRMLVGDVSVKNISGPINIAQYAGYSASIGISAFLGFLAVVSISLGVLNLLPVPMLDGGQIVYTLAEQLKGSPLSERAQMIGQQVGIGLLLLLMSFAFYNDISRLLG
- the bamA gene encoding outer membrane protein assembly factor BamA, coding for MGLFSPGYRFARLLFVPALLLLALVAHGQVAAPDADDLVVRNIRVEGLQRIAEGTVFNYLPVNIGDRIDQGRIQEAIRAVYGTGFFRDVEIRWDSGTLIIAVSERPSIASFSITGNKDIKTEDLQEPLARIGLKQGRIFNQSVLDEVEQSLTDQYFSRGKYAAKVTTAVETLPDNKVAIAITIKEGDRARIRQINLVGNHSFSDKEILERFELKTPTWLSFIRQDDRYSREALSGDLETLRSFYMDRGFADFNIESTQVAISPDKRDIFVTINLLEGDRYRISDVRLAGDLVLSEAQLNPFIRVKPGQGYSQQLITQSADMIRLRLSEEGYAFASVDPVPELDREAKTAAITLYVEPKNRVYVRRINFNGTSSINDEVLRREVRQLEDGYLSNSRLERSKIRLQRLPYIEKVEETTNPVPGTPDLVDLDFDIKEGLPGQFGGGVGYSQSQKLIFNGNFVHTNFMGSGNRVQADVNTGQYRTVYGLSYTDPYTTINEVSRTISLAYRDITQFTSDASDFSTKTLSVSAEYSYPVTEYQRLIFGGTLQSSELLSDSFQTEQAQRWVRNNGNSTTDIVPGGAIYTTKFDTVELLAGWVYDTRNRGLFADRGARHRLTANVTVPGSDVEYYTLNYNFQKYLPVNRWATFLFSLDLGYGAALGDTTSLPPYRNYFAGGPDTVRGYRENDLGPKDTFGRPYGGDLLTAGQVELLLPIPEKWEAKSRFTLFFDMGNVYSVGDVQFYDKQLQPIDYHFDASNLKRSYGISAQWLAPLGLFRFSYAFPMDADDGTTTLWGDKTERFQFSIGGAF